The following proteins are co-located in the Phocoena phocoena chromosome 1, mPhoPho1.1, whole genome shotgun sequence genome:
- the TRMT1L gene encoding TRMT1-like protein, whose translation MENMAEEELLPQEKEEEEEVEVAQVQVPTPAPDSARVPAPAPDSAPASAPTPASAPVPAPALAQAPTLSPSLASVPDEAESKRHISIQRQLADLEKLAFVTEGDFDSASSLNSDNLDAGNKQACPLCPKEKFRACNSHKLHRHLQNLHWKVSVEFEGYRMCICHLPCRPVKPNIIGEQISSKMGAHYHCIICSATITRRTDMLGHVRRHVNKGETKSTYIAASAAKPPNEILKEADTDVQVCPNYSVPQKTDSYFNPKMKLNRQLIFCTLAALAKERKPLECLDAFGATGIMGLQWAKHLGNAVKVTINDLNENSVTLIQENCHLNKLKVVVDSKEKEESDDIPEEGEENFGNIKVTKMDANVLMHLRSFDFIHLDPFGTSVNYLDSAFRNIRNLGIVSVTSTDISSLYAKAQHVARRHYGCNIVRTEYYKELAARIVVAAVARAAARCNKGIEVLFAVALEHFVLVVVRVLRGPTSADETAKKIQYLIHCQWCEERIFQKDGNMVEENPYRQLPCNCHGSMPGKTAIELGPLWSSSLFNTGFLKRMLFESLHHGLDDIQTLIKTLIFESECTPQSQFSVHAPSNLNKQEEYGVFIKTTDDTTTDNYNAQGKRRNNETTTNLAKRLKTDVNTEHPPFYYNIHRHSIKGMNMPKLKKFLCCLSQAGFRVSRTHFDPMGVRTDAPLIQFKSILLKYSTPTYTGGQSEGHVQPASEDTVADTVEMSVNDKAEASGCRRR comes from the exons ATGGAGAATATGGCGGAGGAGGAGCTGCTGCcccaggagaaggaggaggaggaggaggtggaagtGGCCCAGGTCCAGGTCCCGACCCCGGCCCCGGACTCGGCTCGGGTCCCAGCTCCGGCCCCGGATTCGGCTCCGGCCTCGGCCCCGACTCCGGCCTCGGCTCcagtcccagcccctgccctggcccaggcTCCGACCCTGTCCCCGTCCCTAGCCTCTGTCCCTGATGAGGCTGAAAGCA AGAGACACATCTCAATTCAAAGGCAGCTTGCTGATCTAGAGAAGTTAGCTTTCGTAACTGAAGGAGATTTTGACTCTGCCAGTTCACTGAACTCAGATAATCTTGATGCAG GAAACAAACAGGCTTGTCCATTGTGCCCCAAGGAAAAATTCAGAGCTTGTAATAGTCATAAGCTTCATCGTCACCTTCAAAATTTACACTGGAAAGTCTCAGTTGAATTTGAAG GTTACAGGATGTGCATCTGTCACTTACCTTGTCGACCAGTGAAACCAAACATTATTGGAGAACAG ATATCCAGTAAAATGGGAGCCCATTATCATTGTATTATTTGTTCAGCAACAATCACCAGAAGGACAGATATGCTAGGACATGTTAGGCGCCATGTGAATAAAGGAGAGACTAAATCTACGTATATTGCTG ctTCTGCTGCCAAACCACCTAATGAAATTTTGAAAGAGGCAGACACAGATGTACAAGTTTGTCCCAACTATTCTGTACCTCAGAAAACAGATTCCTATTTTAAtcccaaaatgaaactaaatcg GCAGCTAATATTCTGTACACTGGCTGCTTTGGCTAAGGAACGAAAACCTTTGGAATGTCTAGATGCCTTTGGAGCTACTG GGATAATGGGATTACAATGGGCAAAACACCTTGGGAATGCAGTCAAGGTTACAATTAATGATTTGAATGAAAACTCTGTGACGTTGATTCAGGAGAACTGCCATTTAAACAAATTGAAAGTGGTAGTGGACagtaaggaaaaggaagagagtgaTGATATTCctgaagaaggagaggaaaactTTGGTAATATTAAGGTGACCAAAATGGATGCCAATGTACTGATGCATTTGAGATCTTTTGATTTCAT ACACCTAGACCCTTTTGGAACATCTGTGAACTATCTTGATTCTGCATTCAGAAATATAAGAAACCTTGGCATAGTGTCAGTGACTTCTACAGATATCAGTTCTTTATATGCCAAGGCACAACATGTTGCCCGGCGTCACTACGGCTGTAACATTGTCCGAACTGAATATTACAAGGAGCTAGCAGCCAGAATTGTTGTAGCTGCAGTGGCAAG AGCTGCAGCCCGATGTAACAAAGGCATAGAAGTACTGTTTGCAGTGGCTCTGGAACATTTTGTATTGGTTGTTGTGAGAGTTTTGAGGGGGCCTACTTCTGCAGATGAAACAGCCAAGAAGATTCAGTACCTAATCCATTGTCAGTGGTGTGAAGAGAGAATTTTTCAGAAGGATGGTAATATGGTAGAAG AAAACCCATATAGACAGCTACCCTGTAACTGTCATGGAAGCATGCCTGGAAAGACAGCAATAGAACTTGGACCTCTGTG GTCAAGTTCCCTTTTCAATACTGGATTCCTCAAAAGAATGCTATTTGAATCTCTTCACCATGGTTTAGATGACATTCAGACCCTAATAAAGACATTAATCTTTGAGTCAGAGTGTACTCCTCAAAGTCAGTTTTCAGTTCATGCACCTTCAAACCTCAACAAGCAAG aaGAATATGGTGTATTTATTAAAACTACAGATGATACCACAACAGATAATTACAATGCAcaag gaaagagaagaaataacgaAACAACCACAAATTTAGCCAAGAGGCTAAAGACTGATGTGAATACTGAACATCCTCCCTTTTATTACAACATCCATAGACACAGCATTAAAGGAATGAATATGCCAAA GTTAAAAAAGTTTTTGTGCTGTCTTTCTCAAGCAGGCTTTCGAGTAAGCCGAACTCATTTTGACCCGATGGGTGTCCGTACAGATGCACCTCTAATACAGTTTAAATCTATCCTTTTAAAGTACAGCACCCCCACCTACACTGGAGGACAGTCAGAGGGCCACGTCCAACCAGCGTCCGAAGATACAGTAGCTGACACGGTTGAAATGTCAGTGAATGACAAAGCAGAAGCAAGTGGCTGCAGAAGACGGTAA